The Streptomyces sp. NBC_00569 genomic sequence ATGCCGGCGTCCGCGTTGATCTGCTCGGCGAAGACGAGGGCCAGCCAGGAGATGCCGAGCGAGTACCGCAGCCCGGTCATGGCGCCGGGCAGCGCGCCCGGCAGGACCACATGGCGTACGAGACCCCAGCGGGAGAGTCCGAGCGACTCCCCGGCCTCGATCAACTGCGCGTCCACGCCGCGGATTCCGGCGTACACGTTCAGATACAGCGGGAACGAGACGCCCAGCGTGATGATGGCGATCTTCGGCGCCTCGCCGATCCCGAACCAGATGATGAACAGCGGGATCAGCCCTACGAACGGCACGGTCCGCAGCATCTGCACGCTTGCGTCGACGAGGTCCTCGCCTACCCGGAACAGGCCTGAGACGAGGGCGAGTCCGGTACCGACGACCACGCCGAACAGCAGGCCGATCGCGACGCGCTGGAGCGAGACCCCCATGGCGTTGGGCAGCGACCCGTCGGAGACGAGATCACCGGCGACCCGGGCGATTGTGCCGGGCGAGGCGAGTACATCGGTGGTCAACACGCCTGTACTGCTGAGGAGTTGCCACAGGATGAGCAGCAGGACGGGCCCGGAGGTGCGACGCAGCCAGCGCGGGACCCGAGTGCGTCGGGTGGAGGAGGGGACGAGACGGACGAGCTCGGGGCTGCCGACGGAATCGGCATGGGATGGGGCATCGGAATCGGCGGGGACGGCATCCGGGGCAGCCGACTTGGCGACGACGTCCGGATCCGGCGGGGCATGGCTGATGCTCATGGGTGCTCCACGCAGAAGGCAGGGGAGGGCAGCGGTGAAGGTGAAAGGGGTACGCGTATGCGTCAGCGCCCCCGCGTGAGTTCACGCGGGGTCGAGGCAGGGGCGTACGGGGCTACGCGACGTAGCCGGAGATGCGGGGAAAGGGCGTCAGCAGCCGCGGCGACACGCGGCGGAGGCCACCCGCAGCAGGTCGATGTGACCGCGCGTGGTGAGCAGAACTGAACGCAACATGCCGCAGAAAGTAGCCACCTTGTCGACGCAAGGTCAATGGCGTCTCGATGGATGGACGCGCTGTATCAGGTGGCGGGCTCGGATCGGGCCCGGATCGGGCCCGGACGGCGCCCGATGAGTGAGGATGGACGCATGTCCGACGCCTTCACCACGCGCATCCTGAACGTATCCACCGGCTCCGCGGAGCGGGTCGTCGACCTGACCCACGACTGCGAGACCTTCCTGAGCGAGGTCGCCGCGGGCCGCGACGGCCTGCTCAACATCTTCGTGCCCCACGCGACGGCCGGCGTGGCCGTCATCGAGACGGGCGCGGGCAGCGACGACGACCTCCTCACCGCCCTCCACTCGCTGCTCCCCGCGGACGACCGCTGGCAACACCGCCACGGCTCCCCGGGCCACGGCCGCGACCACGTCCTCCCGGCCCTGGTCCCACCCCACGCCACCCTCCCGGTGATCGCCGGCACCCTGGAAATGGGCACGTGGCAGTCGGTGTGTCTGGTGGATACGAACAGGGACAACCCTGACCGTCAGGTGCGGTTGAGCTTCCTCGGTTAGTGGGTCGCTTCGGCGGGACTGTAGAGGGGAAGTCCGGCCGTACCAAATGAGCAGCGTGCGTAGCTGCAGCATGCCGACTCGGAACTCGGCACCGCTGCCCACGCCTTGCACCTTGTCAGGACTGACGGCCCCGGTGGCGCAGCCGGACAACCGAGGCTGCTCCCACTGGAATGGCGGCTGATGGCCGCTGCGGAGGTGTAGGGCGCTGACCAGAGATCGGAAGCGACAACTGCTGCACAGGCAATATGTCTGCCAGCTGCGATGGCATCGGTGGCAACACCATGGACACTGGCAGCAGATGATCGGCGGGCAAGTGCCGGGGCGGTGGCATGGGCTTCTTCGACGGGACAACACCGTCCGACACCAACCACCATCACCGACCACATGGACGTGGAGTGCGGAAATCGGCATCCCGGTGCCTATCCGGCCGCGATGGGTTGCTTGGGGAGTCACCACGACCGGTCGGCGGTGCGGCTGGCGAAGGTCGCCTGCCTGCCGGTCGTGGGTGCCCTGGCTTCCCGGAGGACGGTGTCACGATGCCGTTCCGGAAGCTTCAGGAGGCTGGCGCCATACAGGGCCGGCCTGGGCGCTGCGGACTCACTCTCCGTGCCGGGTGGGGTGACCGGGCTGTGACGCGCGAGCGGGCGGCGTTTTCGTCACCTGGTTGGCCCGCAGCCGACTCGTCTGCTGGTGCCGTCGAGGTCGCTGTCGCCTTCGACATGCGGGTGGTCGTGACCGGCGGTGATCTCGCCTTGCACGCCGAGGTTCTCGCCCTGCCCGCGACCGGGCGCCAACTGGCCGCCGGTGCTTCGGCCATGTGGACGGCCAGCGGCGCGCCACGGTCGTGTGAACCTTGGGTGCCCATTTTGCCGCCGGCACCAACGTCGACGATCGACCGCCTGTGGGGCGAGGCGTACCGGTACGCCTACGAGCTGGGCCGAGGCCCTCCGCAGGCTCCTGGCCGACGAGTTCTACGAATGCCCCTCAGCGACCTGTCTCCGGGCGGCGGGTGGGTACCTTCGTGAGAGAGGGCGGCGTCACCGGCTGACGCCGCCCTGCTGCACGGGCTACGCCTTGTCCACCAGGACGACCTCCAGCTCGCCGTCGGCGTACTGGGCCCGGATCAGCTTCTTGTCGAACTTACCGACGCTGGTCTTGGGCACCGCCGGAATCAGTGACCAACGCTCCGGCAGTTGCCAGGAGGCGACCCGCTCGGCGAGGAAGGCGCGTAGCGCGGTGAAGTCGGCCGAGGCACCGTCACGCAGCACCACAGTGGCCAGCGGACGCTCGCCCCACTTGTCGTCGGGTACCGCGACCACGGCGGCCTCGGCTACATCGGGATGGTCCACCAGGTGGTTCTCCAGCTCCTGGGAGGAGATCCACTCGCCGCCGGACTTGATAACGTCCTTGGCCCGGTCGGTCAAGGTCAGGTAACCGTCGGGGGAGATGGTGCCGACGTCCCCGGTGCGCAGCCAGCCGTCAGGGGTGAACTTGTCGTCCGGCCGCTCGGGGTGGGCGTCGGTGCCGCCGGGGTGCGCGCCGCCGAAGTACGCGTCGGCGATCCACGGGCCGCGGACCTCCAGCTCGCCGGCCGACCGGCCGTCGTGCGGCAGGAGGTCCCCGGATGGGCCGGACAGCCGCGCCTCCACCGAGGCCGGGAAGCGGCCCTGGGTGATCCGGTAGGCCTGCTCCTCCTCGGAGGTGAGTCCTGCCGGGGGGTGGGCGACCGAGCCCAGTGGGGAGGTCTCGGTCATACCCCAGGCGTGGATCAGCTCGATGCGGTGGCGCTCCTTGAAAGCGCGCATCAGGGCGGGCGGGCAGGCCGAGCCGCCGATCACCACCCGGGTCAGCGAGGAGGTGTCGTACGACCCCTGATCGAGTTCGTCGAGCAAGCCGGTCCAGATGGTGGGGACGGCGAGGCTGAAGGTGGGACGCTCGGCGGCGATCATGCGGGCGATCGGCTCGGGCTGAAGAAAGCGGTCGGGCATCAGCAGGTTGGCGCCGGACATGAAGGCGGCGTGCGGGATGCCCCAGGCGTTGACGTGGAACATCGGGACCACCGGGAGGACCCGGTCGCTTGTGCCGAGGCCGAAGCTCTCCCCGGCGTTGATCTGGAGGCAGTGCAGATAGATGGAGCGGTGGCTGTAGGCGACGCCCTTGGGGTCGCCGGTGGTGCCGGAGGTGTAGCAGAGGGCGGCGGCTGTGCGCTCGTCGATCTCGGTGGCCCAGGGGAACTCGGTCGGCCGGTCGGCGATCAGTTCCTCGTAGCCGTGGACAGCGCCGGTGAAGTCGGCCAGGGCGGAGCGGTCGCCGTCTCCGACCACGACGATGTGCCTGAGGGTGGTCTGGAGCAGCGGGAGCGCCGGGGCGAGCAGCGGCAGCACGGTGTCGTCGACAAGGATCACGTGGTCGGCGGCATGGTTGATGATGAAGGCGAGCTGGTGGGTGGGCAGCCGCAGGTTGAGGGTGTGCAGCACCGCGGCCATGCCGGGTACGGCGAGGTAGATCTCGAGGTGCTCGGTGTTGTTCCACATGAGCGTGGCGACCCGCTGGTCGCCGGTGACGCCGAGCTCGTCGCGCAGGGCGTGGGCGAGCTGGGCGGCGCGGGCGCCGACCTCGGCGTAGCTGCGGTGGTCGGCCGAATCCCCGTTCCAGGTGGCGACGGTGGAGCGGCCGTGGTGGGTCGAGCCGTGGACCAGTATCCGGCCGACGGTGAGCGGTACGTCCTGCATCGTGCTGAGCACTCGGGTCCTCCTTGATCTGTCGGTTGCACCCCGCCGCACTGCTACTGGTCATCCCCGAGCCGGAACAGCCGGGCCACCGGAGCCGGGTTCGCCGGCCGCCGGACGCCGTGCGGGAGCGGTTCCCGGGTGCGGCGCCGGCGACTGAGGGTGGCGGTGTCCGCCGGGGAAGCACGGTCGGGCGGGACCTCGACTGCGGGCTTCGTGCCGGCGGACGCCGTGTTTGTTCCTTTCCGCGGTGACGGAGTCAGGAGGCAGCGACGGCCCGGTTGTCGGCGGTGAACGGACGTCCGGCGACGAGCTCGGACTCGCGCCCGTCCGGCCCCACCGGGACGTCGCCGAGCAGGGTGACTCGGTGCAGCCGCCGCTCCACGACGAGGTGTTCCAGGTCGCGCGGCGCGAGGTGTGCGGTGACCCGGTTGTCCCAGAAGGCGACGTGCCCGGCCTCCCAGCGGAACCGCACCGTGTACTCGGGTCGGGTGACCTCGGCGAAGAGCATGTCGAGGATGTGCTTGCTCTCGCTCGCGCTGACGTCGACGATGTGGCTGGTGAAGCCCGGGTTGACGAAGAGCGCGCGTTCCCCGGTCTCCGGGTGCACCCGCACCACCGGGTGAACCGCCACCAGCAGGTTCTTGTTGACGCTCCTGGCGAAGTCGTTGTCGCCCTTGACCCCGTAGCTGCCGCCGTAGCGGTGCTCGGCGCGCAGGGTGTCGACGAACGCGCGGACCGGAGCGGACAGCCCCTGGTAGGCCGCGACCAGGTTGGTCCACTGGGTGTCGCCACCGAAGTCGGGGACGACCTCGGCGCGCAGGATGGATCCCGCGGGCGGGTTCACCGCAGGGGTGACGTCGGTGTGCCAGCGGTACTCGTCCCGGAAGCCCTTGCCGAAGCGCTTCTCCAAGCGGTCCGGGTCGACGGTGAAGATCTCCGGGTGGTCCTCCGGCGGGGCGTCGTCGTGCGGGTGGGCGTAGGTGAGCTCGCCGAAGCGACGGGCGAAGGCGATCTGGGAGGTGTGGTCCAGCGTCTGGCCCCGGAAGAAGACGACCTTGTGGCGGTGGAGGGCCTGCCGTATCTCCTCGATGGTTCCGTCGGGCAGCGGCTGGGACAGGTCCGCGCCGTCGATGTCGGCGCCGATGTGGCCGGCGACCGGACGGATGGTGAGGCTGCTCATGGTAACGGTGTCCTTTCTGTTGCGGTCAGTGCTGGTTGATGCGGCCATGGCGTCGACGTCGTGGTCGATGTCGGGGAACTCGCCGGAGACGCCGAACCTGCTCGGCAGTTGGCCGTTGGTCAGGAAGAGGTCGGCCCGGCGCTGTTGTGCCGACAGCGCGTCCCGGCTCGGCGTTGAACCGGATCTCTCCGGAGAGCAGCCAGATCCCCCTGGCGGTGTCCGGATTCTGCTCGTCGGCGCCGACACGCGAGGCGTTGATCCATGCGTCGGTCCGCTTGCGGCTCAAGCGTTCGCGTGGTGGACCGCTCAATTCAGTCTGGCGTGGGCATCCGATTGACGGAAGTGGCCACCGGCGACCACGGCGATTGTCATCATCGATCGCACGGGCCAGGGTCGCTCGATCAGACTGGAACAGATGCGCTGTTTGGAGGCAGCGATCTGCGCCCGACGAAGATCTCATCCGACCAGGTCACGCCGCATGGCGGTAAGCGTGGTTCGCTCCACCGAACGGATGGTGTCGGCGTATGCGCAACTGGCGAGACCACCGGGTCTTCGCATCCGGTTCCTGGATCAGGTTCCTGACGGTGGCTCCGACATCCTCGCGCTATCAGGACACAAGGCACCCCCGGCCGGACGCCGGGGGTGAGTGGCATGCTCGATGACCGGCAGGATGCGCTGGCGTTGGCGGGTCAGGGTGACGGTCTCGATGAAGCCGCAGGCCGGTAACGCGTCGGCCGGGGAGCGCAGGAGACCGGACCACGTGGTGCACCGCGGTCTGGTACGGGTCACGAGGCCGGGGAGTGCGGCTCGGCGGGACAACGCAGCATCGGCAAGGCAACTGACCGAAGTTGCGGCGGCCTCGTCGGGGACCGGGCCTGAGAGCCGCCGACCGGCGGTCACCTGGAGATTGGAGCGACGCCGAGGAGCGGTGGCTGCTCAGGCGACGGGACGGCCCTGCTCGTGGGCGAGTTCAGAGCCCAGCGCACCATCGGCACCGTCCGGTCGCAAGCGGCCGGGGTGCATGACATCCGGCGGCAGGTGCTCAGACGGCTCCCGCCTGGTCGATGCTCATGCCCTTGGTTTCGCGAGCGCGGAACATGACGGGTCCGAGGCAGACCAGGAAGATCGCGCTGATGATCCAGAACGGTGCACCGGTTCCCCATGTGGTCTGGACGTAGGGGATGGACCCGGCGATGAGGACACCGCCGATGAACCGGCCGATCGACTCCACCCATCCGGCTGCTGTTCCTCGTGTGTGGGTGGGAAACTGCTCGGCCGTGAACAATCGGGAGAAGGGCACCATGCCGGTGCTGAAGAAGGCACTGAGGATGCCGAAGCAGACGCTCAGCGACGCGTTCGGTGACATCGCCAGCAGGCTGTAGCCGGCAACAGCACCAAGGCTGTAGATCAGGAAGGTCTTCTTGCGCCCGAGTCGGTCGGCCAGGCCTCCCACGAGCATTGCGCCGACCACACCCCCGGTGATGAGTGCGGCGGTGGCGAGCAGCGCTTCGTGGTTGGACAGTCCCATCCCCGCATAGAGTGTCGGCGCGTAGACCACCACCACGTACCCGCTCGCGGTGGCGCCGGCGCAGATCAGCAGGGACAGCGCGAAGCGACCCAGGAGTGGCTGGCGCAGCAAGGCCGTGGCCTGGTGACCCGGTTCGGAGTAGGCCGCGTACTCGGCCTGCACGACGCCGGCGGTTCCGGAGTTCACCATGCCCTCCCCGTCCTCGTACCCAGCCTCGCGTTCCATGCGCTCGACGAGAGCCTGAGCCTGGGATGCCCGGCCGTTGAGCAGCAGCCAGCGGGGGCTTTCCGGCAGGTGACGGTAGACGAATGGGATCGCCACGACGGGAAGGCCACCGATGAGGAACAGAATGCGCCAGGACCACGCGAAGGGAGTGTTGCCGATCACGGCGAGCGCGGTGAGCTGGGGGATGATGTAGCTCAGCGCGAGCATGGCGGAGGCCGTGGCGATCACCGAGGCACGAGAGCGTTTCCCCAACAGCTCTGAGAGCAGGAGGTAGGGGATCGGGAAGACCGCGCCGAGTGCGAGGCCGCCCAGGGCGCGCATCGCCATGATCCAGCCGATGTCCGAGGAGACCGCGCACGCCGCAGCGAAGACCGAGAACAAGGTGATGCCGCAGAGAAGCACGACCTTGCGGCCGTAGCGGTCCGCGAGACGGCCCGCGAGCGCCGCACCCACGAGTATGCCGAGGGTCGAGGCGACGCCCAGCTGGGCTGTGCTCTGCGAGGTCAGGTGCCAGGGCGCTTTCACGATCAGCAGGATGGGGCCGATGATCCCGGCCTCGAACCCCTCCGCGACCCATACGACGATCAGCAGCACCGTTGTCAGCCGGGCGGTCCTCGTCATGGGGAGCCGGTCCAGGCGGCCGAGCAGGTCGGCGGTCACCACTGGGTCTGACACAACATTGGTTTGGCTCAAGACGAACCTCCTGGAGTAAGCGGGGTCGCCGAAGGCGAAGACCCCACGATGGCCGTAACGAGACGTCAGTCGGCGTCGAGAACCATGACCATGTAGGCGGACATGACCATCCCGCCGGCTTGCACCAGGCAGGTGCGCGCGCCGGGGACCTGACGTGAGCCGCATTCACCGCGCAGCTGGCGGACCGCCTCGATCATCAACTGCATTCCGAACTGGCCGGAGTGGTTGAACGACAGCCCCCCGCCAGAGGTGTTCAGCGGGAACGTCCCGCCCGGGGCGATGCGCCCGCCGCCGACGAACGCGCCCGCACCTCCGGGTTCGCAGAAGCCGAGCGCCTCCAGCGCGACGAGTACGTTGATCGTGAACGCGTCGTAGATCTGCACCAGATCGATGTCCTGGCGGTCCATCTGCGCCATGGCCAGCGCCTCGTCGGCGACCGTGCGCAGCGCGCCGTCGTCGAGCCAGTCGGCGGTGCCGAGCGGGGTCAGGTGATGGCGGTAGGTGTCGCCGAAGCCGCGGATCGACACGGGCCGCCGGGGCAGGTCGCGGGCACGGCTCGCACTGGTGAGGATCATGGCGCCGGCGCCGTCGTTGATCTGGCAGATGTCGAGCTTGCGCAGCGGGTCGGCGATCACGGGCGAGGCGAGGTAGTCCTCCATGGTGAGCGGTGTCCGGACCGCCGCATTCGGGTTGAGCTGCGCCCAGCGGCGGGCGGCCAGCGCCACCTCACCCAAGTGCTCCGGCGCCCCACCGTGGCGGTGCTGGTAGAGCTGGGCCAGCATCGCGTAGTAGCCGACCGGATTGAGCATTCCGTAGGGCAACGTGAACTGGCTGATCGGCGACCGCGGGTCCTGGACGTGTCCACCGCGGCTCCGGCTCCTGTCCAGACGCTGGGTGCTGCCGTAGGTGACCAGGGCAACGTCGCACAGTCCTGCCTCGATGGCAGCCATCGCGTGTACCAGGTGGGTGATGTTCGACTGGCCGCCGACGACGGTGTTGTCGACGTAGCGCGGATGGATGCCGAGGTACTCGGCGACGAGGAGGGCGTTGGCGCGGTCGTCCCAGTGGGCGAAGACACCATCGATGTCGGTCAGGCTGAGCCCGGCCTCGAGCACGGCGTCACGGGCCGCACGGCACTGCAGCGACAGCGCGGTGGCGCCGGCGGGGGCGTCGCCCAGTCCTGCTTCGCCGACCCCGACGATGGCATGGCGTCCGGAGAGCTTGGTCTTGTCCACTGCCGTCCCTCAGACCGTCGCCGTGTCCGCGCCCGCGCCCGCGCCCGCGAGCCTGGCGCGGACGTCCTTCTTGAGGACCTTGCCGACCGCGCTGCGCGGCAGCGTCTGCCAGAACTCCACCTGCTTGGGGGTCTTGAGACCGCCGAAGCGGGAGCGGCACATCTGGGTGATGTCCTCGGCCGTCGCGTGTCCTCCGGGCTTCAGCTCGACCACGGCGGTCAGTCGCTCACCCCAGTCGGCGTCGGGCACCCCCACCACGGCACAGTCCTGCACCGCGGGGTGCGACCAGATCAGCTGCTCGATCTCACTGGGGTAGATGTTGAACCCGCCGGAGATCACCATGTCCTTCTTACGGTCGACGACGTAGAGGTATCCGCTCTCGTCGAAGACCCCGATGTCACCGGTGTGGTGCCAGCCGAAGCGGTGGGCCTCGGCGTTCGCCTCGGGGTTGTTGAGGTATCCGGGAGAGACCAGCTCACCGCGGGCGACGATCTCGCCGCGCTCACCCGGCGCCACGATGTTGCCGTCGTCATCCATGAGCACCACCTCGCAGGCGCCGGTCGGCCGACCGGCGGACTGGAGGTGCTTGACGGCCGCCGGATCGTCACTGAGGTAGTGGTCCTTACGAGCGAGGCAGGTGATCACTCCGGGCGCTTCGGCCTGGCCGTAGAACTGGACGAAGACCTGGCCCCAGAGCGCCAGTCCCTCCTTGAGTTTGTCCACCGACATGGGGGCGGCACCGTAGATCACGTACTCCAGGGAGGAGCAGTCGCGCCGGCGGGTGTCCGGGTGCGCCAGGATCCGGTAGATCATCGTCGGCGGCAGGAAGATGTGCGTCACCCGCTCACGCTCGATCAGCTCCAGGATCACGGCCGGATCCGTCGACGGTGCCATCACGTTGCGCGTGCCGAAGGCCGACAGGCCCATCGCCGTGGCGCCGGCCGCGTGGGTCAGCGGTGCCACCACCAGGTGCACCGGGTCCTTCTCGGGCGGGCAGAACTGGTTCGCGATCCGGTAGGCGGACAGCAGGCTGCGGTGGGTCTGCAGGATCGCCTTGGGGCGGCCGGTGGTACCTCCGGAGGACTTGATCAGTGCGACGTCGTCGAGGCCTCGACGCGTGTCGCAGGTCTGCCCGGCGTGGTCCCGCTGCCAGGCCTCGATGCTCGGCCCGGTCGTGCCCTGCTCGTTCAGCGCGATACAGGTCTTGAGGGTGGGCACCTCGGACTCGATGCGATCCAGGTACGGAAGGTACTGCTCGTGGTAGATCAGCGCCGACAGCCCGGTGAAACGCATGAACCAGATCAGGTCGTCAACCGCGTCGCGGGCGTTGAGGGGGACGTAGGTGGCGCCCGCGCGCAGCACCCCGAGCATCGCCACGAAGCCGCTGGGGTGGTTCGGGGAGAGGATACCGATGGTGCCGCCGCCCAGCCCTTCCTGGGTGAGTCCGTGAGCGATCGCGTGCGAGGCGACCACGACGTCGTCATAGCTGAGCTGCTGGGTGGCGGACTGCAGGAAGGTGCGATCCGGGTACCGGGCGGCCCCGGCGTCGAAGTAGTCGGTGATCATTGGTCTTCCAGGTGTGCCAGGGTGAATTGGGGAAGGACGCAGGTACTGCTGATCCGTTCGAAGCGGACCTCGACGCGGGCGCCGATGCGGACCTGGTCGACGGGGCAGTCGACGATGTCGGTCAGCAGGCGCACGCCCTCGTCGAGGTCGATGACGGCCACGGCGTAGGGGACCTTGTCCCTCATCGAGGGATGAGCCGGGATCCGGCAGACCGTGAAGGTGTAGATACGGCCCAGCCCTGCCGACTCGATCCACTCCAGGCGGTCCGAGAGGCAAGCCGTGCAGAAGCCGCGCGGGTAGAACTGATGACGCGCGCAGCTCCGGCAGCGCTGGATCACCAGGCGGCCCTCGGCGGCCGCCTCCCAGTAGGGCCTGGTCTCGGCCGTGGGGGCCGGTTCCGGGCGGGCGGTGGTATCAGTCATGGTCGCTCGACCCCCCGTTGGCTCGGAGCTCGACGCCGGGCGCCACCAGCCGGACCCTGCGCTTGCTCGGCATCTGTGCGAGACCGGCCACCAGTTCCACGATCGACTGCTGCACGCTGAAGGTGTCCTCGACCGGGACGAGTCCGTCGATCTTCTGGTCGCCGTACATGTATCGCAGCAGCAGCTGGTCGTCCGACTGGTTCCGGGAGCGGCTGCGCAGCGCCGGCAGGACCGGGTCCAGCGGCGGCGGGGTCTCGGCGACATCCCGCGAGCCGTTGCCCAGCACACGGTCCTTGATGTCGGCGTCGATGGGCAGCGGCAGCTCGCCGTAGTATCCGCAGACGTATTTCTTCACCTCGTCGGGCACCACGGAGTAGCGCTCACCGTGCAGGACGTTCATCACGGCCTGGGCGGCGACGATGGCGGGGAAGGGTGTGGCCATCACCGGCGAGCCCAACTCCTCGCGCACCCGGCCGATCTCCTCGATCACCGCGGGCATTCTGTCGGCGATGCCCGCCTGCTTCAGCTGTGCCTCGAGGTTGGTCATGGCACCGCCGGCGTACTGCGTCTGGTAGAGCGAAGGGTCGAACTCGGCGGGGACGCCCACGGGGTATCCCAGGTCGTCGGCGAGCTTGCCCAGGTAGGCGCCGACGTCGTCGAGCAGCCGGTCGTCGACGTTGACGTCGAACCCGAGGGCGCGCAGGTCGCGGGCGATCATCTGGGCGGACGGCAGCGAATTGCCGTTGGCCAGGGGGTCCACGGCCGTCATGATCTGGTCTGCGCCGTACACCGCGGCCTCGAGGGCGACCTGCGGTCCCGTCCCCGTCAGGCAGTGAGTGATCAACTCCAGCCGCTTGTCACCGATCGCCGCTCGCAGCGCCGGCACCAGCGTCCGCGTACGTTCGACGGTCAGGCTGCCGCCGGCGTCCCCCAGGCAGATCGTGTCCACGTCGAAGCGGTCGATGACCTCGCGGGCCTGACGGACGTAGAAGTCGTCGTCGTAACCTGGCGCAAGGTTGAACACGAGTCCCACCAGCACCTTGGCCCCGAGCCGCTTGGCGACCCGGATGCCGGGGGCCACGTTGTCCCAGCAGTGCAGGGAGTCGAGAACTCCGAATTCACGGATGCCGTTGGCGGCCAT encodes the following:
- a CDS encoding class I adenylate-forming enzyme family protein, giving the protein MITDYFDAGAARYPDRTFLQSATQQLSYDDVVVASHAIAHGLTQEGLGGGTIGILSPNHPSGFVAMLGVLRAGATYVPLNARDAVDDLIWFMRFTGLSALIYHEQYLPYLDRIESEVPTLKTCIALNEQGTTGPSIEAWQRDHAGQTCDTRRGLDDVALIKSSGGTTGRPKAILQTHRSLLSAYRIANQFCPPEKDPVHLVVAPLTHAAGATAMGLSAFGTRNVMAPSTDPAVILELIERERVTHIFLPPTMIYRILAHPDTRRRDCSSLEYVIYGAAPMSVDKLKEGLALWGQVFVQFYGQAEAPGVITCLARKDHYLSDDPAAVKHLQSAGRPTGACEVVLMDDDGNIVAPGERGEIVARGELVSPGYLNNPEANAEAHRFGWHHTGDIGVFDESGYLYVVDRKKDMVISGGFNIYPSEIEQLIWSHPAVQDCAVVGVPDADWGERLTAVVELKPGGHATAEDITQMCRSRFGGLKTPKQVEFWQTLPRSAVGKVLKKDVRARLAGAGAGADTATV
- a CDS encoding long-chain fatty acid--CoA ligase, translating into MLSTMQDVPLTVGRILVHGSTHHGRSTVATWNGDSADHRSYAEVGARAAQLAHALRDELGVTGDQRVATLMWNNTEHLEIYLAVPGMAAVLHTLNLRLPTHQLAFIINHAADHVILVDDTVLPLLAPALPLLQTTLRHIVVVGDGDRSALADFTGAVHGYEELIADRPTEFPWATEIDERTAAALCYTSGTTGDPKGVAYSHRSIYLHCLQINAGESFGLGTSDRVLPVVPMFHVNAWGIPHAAFMSGANLLMPDRFLQPEPIARMIAAERPTFSLAVPTIWTGLLDELDQGSYDTSSLTRVVIGGSACPPALMRAFKERHRIELIHAWGMTETSPLGSVAHPPAGLTSEEEQAYRITQGRFPASVEARLSGPSGDLLPHDGRSAGELEVRGPWIADAYFGGAHPGGTDAHPERPDDKFTPDGWLRTGDVGTISPDGYLTLTDRAKDVIKSGGEWISSQELENHLVDHPDVAEAAVVAVPDDKWGERPLATVVLRDGASADFTALRAFLAERVASWQLPERWSLIPAVPKTSVGKFDKKLIRAQYADGELEVVLVDKA
- a CDS encoding TauD/TfdA dioxygenase family protein; the encoded protein is MSSLTIRPVAGHIGADIDGADLSQPLPDGTIEEIRQALHRHKVVFFRGQTLDHTSQIAFARRFGELTYAHPHDDAPPEDHPEIFTVDPDRLEKRFGKGFRDEYRWHTDVTPAVNPPAGSILRAEVVPDFGGDTQWTNLVAAYQGLSAPVRAFVDTLRAEHRYGGSYGVKGDNDFARSVNKNLLVAVHPVVRVHPETGERALFVNPGFTSHIVDVSASESKHILDMLFAEVTRPEYTVRFRWEAGHVAFWDNRVTAHLAPRDLEHLVVERRLHRVTLLGDVPVGPDGRESELVAGRPFTADNRAVAAS
- a CDS encoding MFS transporter translates to MSDPVVTADLLGRLDRLPMTRTARLTTVLLIVVWVAEGFEAGIIGPILLIVKAPWHLTSQSTAQLGVASTLGILVGAALAGRLADRYGRKVVLLCGITLFSVFAAACAVSSDIGWIMAMRALGGLALGAVFPIPYLLLSELLGKRSRASVIATASAMLALSYIIPQLTALAVIGNTPFAWSWRILFLIGGLPVVAIPFVYRHLPESPRWLLLNGRASQAQALVERMEREAGYEDGEGMVNSGTAGVVQAEYAAYSEPGHQATALLRQPLLGRFALSLLICAGATASGYVVVVYAPTLYAGMGLSNHEALLATAALITGGVVGAMLVGGLADRLGRKKTFLIYSLGAVAGYSLLAMSPNASLSVCFGILSAFFSTGMVPFSRLFTAEQFPTHTRGTAAGWVESIGRFIGGVLIAGSIPYVQTTWGTGAPFWIISAIFLVCLGPVMFRARETKGMSIDQAGAV
- a CDS encoding ABC transporter permease translates to MSISHAPPDPDVVAKSAAPDAVPADSDAPSHADSVGSPELVRLVPSSTRRTRVPRWLRRTSGPVLLLILWQLLSSTGVLTTDVLASPGTIARVAGDLVSDGSLPNAMGVSLQRVAIGLLFGVVVGTGLALVSGLFRVGEDLVDASVQMLRTVPFVGLIPLFIIWFGIGEAPKIAIITLGVSFPLYLNVYAGIRGVDAQLIEAGESLGLSRWGLVRHVVLPGALPGAMTGLRYSLGISWLALVFAEQINADAGIGFLMVQARDFLRTDVIVVCLIVYAFLGLLADFVVRTLERLLLQWRPTFTGR
- a CDS encoding thiolase C-terminal domain-containing protein; this encodes MDKTKLSGRHAIVGVGEAGLGDAPAGATALSLQCRAARDAVLEAGLSLTDIDGVFAHWDDRANALLVAEYLGIHPRYVDNTVVGGQSNITHLVHAMAAIEAGLCDVALVTYGSTQRLDRSRSRGGHVQDPRSPISQFTLPYGMLNPVGYYAMLAQLYQHRHGGAPEHLGEVALAARRWAQLNPNAAVRTPLTMEDYLASPVIADPLRKLDICQINDGAGAMILTSASRARDLPRRPVSIRGFGDTYRHHLTPLGTADWLDDGALRTVADEALAMAQMDRQDIDLVQIYDAFTINVLVALEALGFCEPGGAGAFVGGGRIAPGGTFPLNTSGGGLSFNHSGQFGMQLMIEAVRQLRGECGSRQVPGARTCLVQAGGMVMSAYMVMVLDAD
- a CDS encoding putative leader peptide, with protein sequence MLRSVLLTTRGHIDLLRVASAACRRGC
- a CDS encoding YjbQ family protein — translated: MSDAFTTRILNVSTGSAERVVDLTHDCETFLSEVAAGRDGLLNIFVPHATAGVAVIETGAGSDDDLLTALHSLLPADDRWQHRHGSPGHGRDHVLPALVPPHATLPVIAGTLEMGTWQSVCLVDTNRDNPDRQVRLSFLG
- a CDS encoding Zn-ribbon domain-containing OB-fold protein translates to MTDTTARPEPAPTAETRPYWEAAAEGRLVIQRCRSCARHQFYPRGFCTACLSDRLEWIESAGLGRIYTFTVCRIPAHPSMRDKVPYAVAVIDLDEGVRLLTDIVDCPVDQVRIGARVEVRFERISSTCVLPQFTLAHLEDQ